Proteins co-encoded in one Sulfurimonas sp. HSL1-2 genomic window:
- a CDS encoding thioredoxin family protein, with protein sequence MRYGLILILFTALLTAAPAEWAERYDKARQIAAQEGKIVYLLITAPGCRWCKRFKRTTLKDKAVRKRLAALAVGVEVERDSGTYPAKFKAPMIPMHYFLSADERVLVKMPGYWNIEDFMSILDDVERKRK encoded by the coding sequence ATGCGGTACGGGCTGATACTTATTCTTTTCACGGCACTGTTGACGGCGGCACCGGCGGAGTGGGCCGAGCGTTACGACAAGGCCAGGCAGATCGCGGCACAGGAGGGGAAGATCGTCTATCTCCTTATCACCGCGCCCGGCTGCCGCTGGTGCAAACGCTTCAAACGCACTACGCTCAAAGACAAAGCGGTCCGGAAGCGTCTGGCGGCGTTGGCCGTCGGCGTGGAGGTCGAGCGTGACAGCGGCACTTATCCCGCCAAATTCAAGGCGCCGATGATCCCCATGCACTATTTTTTAAGTGCCGATGAGAGGGTTTTGGTTAAAATGCCGGGCTACTGGAACATAGAGGATTTTATGTCCATACTCGACGATGTGGAAAGGAAACGAAAA